From a region of the Carassius auratus strain Wakin chromosome 31, ASM336829v1, whole genome shotgun sequence genome:
- the LOC113050912 gene encoding ubinuclein-2-like isoform X3 has protein sequence MAEPRKVQFVTLSALSGGPGAEGRRRRLEEDEPAEMSFDGEGRMKMTGTGVTTAGDRGALIGKQDSDELQGKTVRLNLCLSEPNEQCSAEFNYNELIQSQQAKKNPPDSKSSPDPKDPFNDSERERLEVEALAKKLESKYYDELVPASLTTKLGGFYINTGTLQFRAASESEGEDGGKEVKPRMRDGEEPLIKRRKKKDGTSVEEKKPRKIKVAKQGVAGLSLHRPEKKKRKKLMKDSLCLAAMLRRFTREKEEMRKRDARASHPGPGLNHTPSSNNLLHNSHLQINANNNDLSLADLAADPGMMSLLSSANESELQDLMHDLDFSFLDTGPQMPPSGRENGQVGLSSSLGHKIGGGALNRAQGGLISFPPLPDGLPAPLIKRIEDLRAASRQFDQEGRKKFFTLDMNNILLDIELQVQEQPADMRSEVYSHLEAFVPCNKEALLKRLKKLSLNIQDDRLRTPLLKLKLAVCSVMPEQIARYNMDCMAKAAAKQQIEDGVKNGSEDDDEEKPGKRVVGPRKKFIWDDKLRTLLCNLVRVKLSCYELEQCSLSVEDYLKAFMENEVKPLWPKGWMQTRMLFKESRAVHGHLTGLGKKRIVPTPKAAKMTDVSWTQRPAPGLGSTSASPALPAPACRPPSSTSEPICLSDSLDEDLAANSLDSISQALALLSNAAKGLTSNNGVPATSSPSVPGSSSGVGHYSSPLSHSTLTAKIESSGISMANIGTLSTSSSLSSPLTSSPSSSMRGETFGMLKDGGPVQRPLGTPTHRAGISGMNTVQSAKPRPPPTASPLLPPQQRSFGTMGVKLVQTPPPVGQTKNCASKSTTGGSTVVSQQPRMNTHLSQINAKSPHQSPPPTTSSPSTLLSQAKTPSFPHNQSNFITPMQATLTKSSHSSSSPIIKLTPRPPAPTPPPSSSPSSSPSLIHPRPQMIPNLHQYNPKSPTFRPPFTEQGTAVGSGVKSGSGQASYSFAGGHKSSSSLSGGTNTTSTTMMATPLSVGSQGGSPSPSVVPANHNQRQRPVGGTSQSAKSSTSRASAMTLSSPPVSSHLSQVSSTSGSNLLGSVPPSLPLGFGMLGGLVPVSLPFQFPSLLNFNPPGPGVPGCSNMGASAASNSGYTLAQNLFKSLRPGSQVALPPHLQLAFSDTNQSQGGDTKRKSH, from the exons ATGGCCGAACCGAGAAAAGTGCAATTTGTCACCCTGTCGGCCCTGTCCGGCGGTCCGGGCGCGGAGGGCAGGAGACGGCGGCTGGAGGAGGACGAACCCGCCGAGATGAGTTTTGACGGAGAGGGCAGGATGAAGATGACGGGGACCGGGGTGACGACAGCGGGTGACCGCGGGGCTTTGATCGGGAAACAAGACAGCGACGAGCTCCAAGGGAAGACCGTGCGCCTCAACCTGTGTCTGTCCGAGCCTAACGAGCAGTGCTCGGCCGAGTTCAACTACAACGAGCTCATCCAGTCTCAACAG GCCAAGAAGAATCCACCAGATTCAAAGTCTTCTCCGGACCCAAAAGATCCCTTTAATGATTCTGAGAGAGAGCGTCTGGAGGTTGAGGCACTGGCCAAAAAGCTTGAAAGTAAATAC TATGATGAGCTTGTTCCAGCCTCCCTGACCACCAAGCTCGGTGGATTCTACATTAATACGGGTACTTTGCAGTTCAGAGCTGCCTCTGAATCTGAGGGAGAGGACGGAGGCAAAGAAGTCAAACCCAGG ATGAGAGATGGAGAGGAACCACTAATAAAAAGAAGGAAGAAGAAAGATGGAACCAGTGTAGAGGAGAAAAAACCCAGGAAGATCAAAGTAGCCAAACAAGG AGTGGCTGGTCTGAGCCTTCATCGTCCTGAGAAGAAGAAGCGAAAGAAACTGATGAAGGATTCGCTCTGTCTGGCTGCAATGCTCCGCCGCTTCACACGAGAGAAGGAAGAGATGAGGAAACGAGATGCCAGGGCGTCTCATCCAGGCCCTGGTCTCAACCACACTCCCAGCTCCAACAACCTACTGCACAACTCCCATCTCCAAATCAACGCCAACAACAATGACCTTTCACTAGCCGACCTGGCGGCTGACCCTGGCATGATGTCATTGCTTAGTTCGGCCAATGAAAGCGAGCTTCAGGATCTCATGCATGACCTGGACTTTAGTTTTTTAGACACAGGCCCCCAGATGCCCCCTTCAGGCAGAGAGAATGGGCAGGTTGGGTTGAGTTCATCACTGGGGCACAAGATTGGAGGAGGGGCACTTAATCGAGCGCAGGGCGGGCTCATCTCTTTTCCACCTCTCCCTGATGGTCTTCCAGCCCCTTTGATCAAGCGCATAGAAGACCTCCGAGCT GCATCGAGGCAATTTGATCAAGAAGGCAGAAAGAAATTCTTCACTCTGGATATGAATAATATCTTGCTGGA TATTGAGCTGCAGGTTCAGGAGCAGCCAGCAGACATGCGTTCAGAGGTGTACTCTCACCTCGAAGCCTTTGTGCCCTGCAACAAGGAGGCGCTACTAAAACGACTCAAGAAACTCAGCCTCAACATACAG GATGACCGGCTGCGCACACCTTTGTTAAAGCTGAAACTAGCCGTGTGCAGCGTGATGCCGGAGCAGATTGCCAGATATAACATGGATTGCATGGCAAAAGCTGCAGCTAA gcaGCAGATAGAAGATGGAGTGAAGAATGGAtcggaggatgatgatgaagagaaACCAGGAAAGAGGGTGGTGGGACCAAGGAAGAAGTTCATATGGGATGACAAACTCAG GACTCTGTTGTGTAACCTGGTGCGTGTGAAGCTGAGCTGCTATGAGCTGGAGCAGTGCTCTCTGTCTGTAGAGGACTATCTCAAAGCCTTCATGGAGAATGAAGTCAAGCCACTCTGGCCCAAAGGCTGGATGCAGACAAG gatGCTTTTTAAGGAGAGTCGGGCAGTACATGGTCACCTCACTGGCCT GGGCAAGAAAAGGATTGTTCCAACCCCAAAAGCTGCCAAAATGACG GACGTTAGCTGGACACAGAGACCCGCTCCAGGTCTTGGATCCACCTCTGCCTCACCTGCCTTACCTGCCCCAGCGTGCAGACCGCCCTCCTCCACCTCTGAACCCATCTGCCTCTCAGATTCACTTGATGAGGATCTGGCCGCTAACTCTCTGGACTCCATTTCCCAAGCTCTCGCACTCCTCAGTAATGCTGCCAAGGGTCTGACGTCGAACAATGGTGTTCCCGCCACCTCTTCTCCCAGTGTCCCCGGATCCTCTTCTGGAGTCGGCCACTATTCTTCTCCTCTGTCACATTCCACCCTTACAGCAAAAATAGAGTCTTCTGGTATCTCTATGGCAAATATAGGCACTCTTTCTACCTCTTCTTCCCTGTCCTCTCCACTCACCTCATCTCCCTCATCTTCCATGCGAGGCGAGACCTTCGGGATGCTAAAGGATGGGGGGCCTGTGCAGAGACCCTTGGGAACGCCCACTCACAGAGCTGGTATTTCAGGAATGAACACGGTGCAGTCTGCAAAACCCCGTCCGCCTCCTACCGCCTCGCCCCTCTTGCCTCCACAGCAGAGGTCATTTGGGACAATGGGAGTGAAGTTGGTCCAGACTCCGCCCCCTGTTGGACAAACAAAAAACTGTGCTAGCAAATCCACTACAGGTGGCAGTACTGTGGTTTCCCAGCAGCCTCGTATGAACACTCATCTTTCACAGATAAACGCCAAGAGTCCTCATCAGTCTCCTCCTCCAACCACTTCCTCTCCTTCCACCCTTCTTTCACAGGCTAAGACTCCCTCATTTCCACACAACCAGTCAAACTTCATCACGCCCATGCAGGCTACACTCACCAAGTCTTCCCACAGTAGCAGCTCTCCCATCATCAAACTCACACCGCGACCCCCTGCCCCTACTCCTCCTCCTTCATCCTCACCCTCATCATCTCCCTCTCTCATCCACCCCAGGCCTCAAATGATCCCCAACTTGCACCAATACAACCCCAAGAGTCCAACCTTTAGGCCGCCATTTACCGAACAAGGAACCGCAGTGGGATCCGGAGTCAAATCTGGATCAGGACAGGCAAGTTACAGTTTTGCAGGTGGACACAAATCCAGTAGTTCGCTCAGTGGTGGCACAAACACCACCAGCACCACCATGATGGCCACACCCCTGTCTGTTGGGAGCCAGGGTGGTAGCCCCTCCCCTTCAGTGGTACCAGCCAATCACAACCAGCGGCAAAGGCCAGTGGGAGGGACAAGTCAAAGTGCCAAGTCTTCAACGAGTCGGGCATCAGCCATGACCCTGTCCTCTCCTCCTGTGTCCTCTCATCTCTCACAG GTGTCTTCAACTTCAGGAAGTAATCTTTTGGGCTCAGTGCCCCCTTCCCTCCCCCTGGGTTTCGGGATGCTCGGGGGTCTAGTGCCTGTTTCTCTACCCTTCCAGTTCCCCTCGCTCCTCAACTTTAACCCTCCAGGCCCTGGAGTTCCTGGCTGCAGCAACATGGGAGCTTCAGCCGCTTCCAACTCAGGATACACCCTGGCACAGA ATCTGTTTAAGAGTCTTCGGCCAGGGTCTCAGGTCGCTCTGCCTCCCCACTTGCAGCTTGCTTTCTCAG ATACCAACCAAAGTCAGGGGGGAGACACGAAGAGGAAGTCCCACTGA
- the LOC113050912 gene encoding ubinuclein-2-like isoform X2 — translation MAEPRKVQFVTLSALSGGPGAEGRRRRLEEDEPAEMSFDGEGRMKMTGTGVTTAGDRGALIGKQDSDELQGKTVRLNLCLSEPNEQCSAEFNYNELIQSQQAKKNPPDSKSSPDPKDPFNDSERERLEVEALAKKLESKYGNAGKKRRKDRMQDLIDIGFGYDESDPFIDNSEAYDELVPASLTTKLGGFYINTGTLQFRAASESEGEDGGKEVKPRMRDGEEPLIKRRKKKDGTSVEEKKPRKIKVAKQGVAGLSLHRPEKKKRKKLMKDSLCLAAMLRRFTREKEEMRKRDARASHPGPGLNHTPSSNNLLHNSHLQINANNNDLSLADLAADPGMMSLLSSANESELQDLMHDLDFSFLDTGPQMPPSGRENGQVGLSSSLGHKIGGGALNRAQGGLISFPPLPDGLPAPLIKRIEDLRAASRQFDQEGRKKFFTLDMNNILLDIELQVQEQPADMRSEVYSHLEAFVPCNKEALLKRLKKLSLNIQDDRLRTPLLKLKLAVCSVMPEQIARYNMDCMAKAAAKQQIEDGVKNGSEDDDEEKPGKRVVGPRKKFIWDDKLRTLLCNLVRVKLSCYELEQCSLSVEDYLKAFMENEVKPLWPKGWMQTRMLFKESRAVHGHLTGLGKKRIVPTPKAAKMTDVSWTQRPAPGLGSTSASPALPAPACRPPSSTSEPICLSDSLDEDLAANSLDSISQALALLSNAAKGLTSNNGVPATSSPSVPGSSSGVGHYSSPLSHSTLTAKIESSGISMANIGTLSTSSSLSSPLTSSPSSSMRGETFGMLKDGGPVQRPLGTPTHRAGISGMNTVQSAKPRPPPTASPLLPPQQRSFGTMGVKLVQTPPPVGQTKNCASKSTTGGSTVVSQQPRMNTHLSQINAKSPHQSPPPTTSSPSTLLSQAKTPSFPHNQSNFITPMQATLTKSSHSSSSPIIKLTPRPPAPTPPPSSSPSSSPSLIHPRPQMIPNLHQYNPKSPTFRPPFTEQGTAVGSGVKSGSGQASYSFAGGHKSSSSLSGGTNTTSTTMMATPLSVGSQGGSPSPSVVPANHNQRQRPVGGTSQSAKSSTSRASAMTLSSPPVSSHLSQVSSTSGSNLLGSVPPSLPLGFGMLGGLVPVSLPFQFPSLLNFNPPGPGVPGCSNMGASAASNSGYTLAQNTNQSQGGDTKRKSH, via the exons ATGGCCGAACCGAGAAAAGTGCAATTTGTCACCCTGTCGGCCCTGTCCGGCGGTCCGGGCGCGGAGGGCAGGAGACGGCGGCTGGAGGAGGACGAACCCGCCGAGATGAGTTTTGACGGAGAGGGCAGGATGAAGATGACGGGGACCGGGGTGACGACAGCGGGTGACCGCGGGGCTTTGATCGGGAAACAAGACAGCGACGAGCTCCAAGGGAAGACCGTGCGCCTCAACCTGTGTCTGTCCGAGCCTAACGAGCAGTGCTCGGCCGAGTTCAACTACAACGAGCTCATCCAGTCTCAACAG GCCAAGAAGAATCCACCAGATTCAAAGTCTTCTCCGGACCCAAAAGATCCCTTTAATGATTCTGAGAGAGAGCGTCTGGAGGTTGAGGCACTGGCCAAAAAGCTTGAAAGTAAATAC GGTAACGCAGGGAAAAAGAGGCGGAAAGACCGGATGCAGGATTTGATTGACATTGGCTTCGGCTACGATGAGAGTGACCCCTTCATAGACAACTCGGAAGCT TATGATGAGCTTGTTCCAGCCTCCCTGACCACCAAGCTCGGTGGATTCTACATTAATACGGGTACTTTGCAGTTCAGAGCTGCCTCTGAATCTGAGGGAGAGGACGGAGGCAAAGAAGTCAAACCCAGG ATGAGAGATGGAGAGGAACCACTAATAAAAAGAAGGAAGAAGAAAGATGGAACCAGTGTAGAGGAGAAAAAACCCAGGAAGATCAAAGTAGCCAAACAAGG AGTGGCTGGTCTGAGCCTTCATCGTCCTGAGAAGAAGAAGCGAAAGAAACTGATGAAGGATTCGCTCTGTCTGGCTGCAATGCTCCGCCGCTTCACACGAGAGAAGGAAGAGATGAGGAAACGAGATGCCAGGGCGTCTCATCCAGGCCCTGGTCTCAACCACACTCCCAGCTCCAACAACCTACTGCACAACTCCCATCTCCAAATCAACGCCAACAACAATGACCTTTCACTAGCCGACCTGGCGGCTGACCCTGGCATGATGTCATTGCTTAGTTCGGCCAATGAAAGCGAGCTTCAGGATCTCATGCATGACCTGGACTTTAGTTTTTTAGACACAGGCCCCCAGATGCCCCCTTCAGGCAGAGAGAATGGGCAGGTTGGGTTGAGTTCATCACTGGGGCACAAGATTGGAGGAGGGGCACTTAATCGAGCGCAGGGCGGGCTCATCTCTTTTCCACCTCTCCCTGATGGTCTTCCAGCCCCTTTGATCAAGCGCATAGAAGACCTCCGAGCT GCATCGAGGCAATTTGATCAAGAAGGCAGAAAGAAATTCTTCACTCTGGATATGAATAATATCTTGCTGGA TATTGAGCTGCAGGTTCAGGAGCAGCCAGCAGACATGCGTTCAGAGGTGTACTCTCACCTCGAAGCCTTTGTGCCCTGCAACAAGGAGGCGCTACTAAAACGACTCAAGAAACTCAGCCTCAACATACAG GATGACCGGCTGCGCACACCTTTGTTAAAGCTGAAACTAGCCGTGTGCAGCGTGATGCCGGAGCAGATTGCCAGATATAACATGGATTGCATGGCAAAAGCTGCAGCTAA gcaGCAGATAGAAGATGGAGTGAAGAATGGAtcggaggatgatgatgaagagaaACCAGGAAAGAGGGTGGTGGGACCAAGGAAGAAGTTCATATGGGATGACAAACTCAG GACTCTGTTGTGTAACCTGGTGCGTGTGAAGCTGAGCTGCTATGAGCTGGAGCAGTGCTCTCTGTCTGTAGAGGACTATCTCAAAGCCTTCATGGAGAATGAAGTCAAGCCACTCTGGCCCAAAGGCTGGATGCAGACAAG gatGCTTTTTAAGGAGAGTCGGGCAGTACATGGTCACCTCACTGGCCT GGGCAAGAAAAGGATTGTTCCAACCCCAAAAGCTGCCAAAATGACG GACGTTAGCTGGACACAGAGACCCGCTCCAGGTCTTGGATCCACCTCTGCCTCACCTGCCTTACCTGCCCCAGCGTGCAGACCGCCCTCCTCCACCTCTGAACCCATCTGCCTCTCAGATTCACTTGATGAGGATCTGGCCGCTAACTCTCTGGACTCCATTTCCCAAGCTCTCGCACTCCTCAGTAATGCTGCCAAGGGTCTGACGTCGAACAATGGTGTTCCCGCCACCTCTTCTCCCAGTGTCCCCGGATCCTCTTCTGGAGTCGGCCACTATTCTTCTCCTCTGTCACATTCCACCCTTACAGCAAAAATAGAGTCTTCTGGTATCTCTATGGCAAATATAGGCACTCTTTCTACCTCTTCTTCCCTGTCCTCTCCACTCACCTCATCTCCCTCATCTTCCATGCGAGGCGAGACCTTCGGGATGCTAAAGGATGGGGGGCCTGTGCAGAGACCCTTGGGAACGCCCACTCACAGAGCTGGTATTTCAGGAATGAACACGGTGCAGTCTGCAAAACCCCGTCCGCCTCCTACCGCCTCGCCCCTCTTGCCTCCACAGCAGAGGTCATTTGGGACAATGGGAGTGAAGTTGGTCCAGACTCCGCCCCCTGTTGGACAAACAAAAAACTGTGCTAGCAAATCCACTACAGGTGGCAGTACTGTGGTTTCCCAGCAGCCTCGTATGAACACTCATCTTTCACAGATAAACGCCAAGAGTCCTCATCAGTCTCCTCCTCCAACCACTTCCTCTCCTTCCACCCTTCTTTCACAGGCTAAGACTCCCTCATTTCCACACAACCAGTCAAACTTCATCACGCCCATGCAGGCTACACTCACCAAGTCTTCCCACAGTAGCAGCTCTCCCATCATCAAACTCACACCGCGACCCCCTGCCCCTACTCCTCCTCCTTCATCCTCACCCTCATCATCTCCCTCTCTCATCCACCCCAGGCCTCAAATGATCCCCAACTTGCACCAATACAACCCCAAGAGTCCAACCTTTAGGCCGCCATTTACCGAACAAGGAACCGCAGTGGGATCCGGAGTCAAATCTGGATCAGGACAGGCAAGTTACAGTTTTGCAGGTGGACACAAATCCAGTAGTTCGCTCAGTGGTGGCACAAACACCACCAGCACCACCATGATGGCCACACCCCTGTCTGTTGGGAGCCAGGGTGGTAGCCCCTCCCCTTCAGTGGTACCAGCCAATCACAACCAGCGGCAAAGGCCAGTGGGAGGGACAAGTCAAAGTGCCAAGTCTTCAACGAGTCGGGCATCAGCCATGACCCTGTCCTCTCCTCCTGTGTCCTCTCATCTCTCACAG GTGTCTTCAACTTCAGGAAGTAATCTTTTGGGCTCAGTGCCCCCTTCCCTCCCCCTGGGTTTCGGGATGCTCGGGGGTCTAGTGCCTGTTTCTCTACCCTTCCAGTTCCCCTCGCTCCTCAACTTTAACCCTCCAGGCCCTGGAGTTCCTGGCTGCAGCAACATGGGAGCTTCAGCCGCTTCCAACTCAGGATACACCCTGGCACAGA ATACCAACCAAAGTCAGGGGGGAGACACGAAGAGGAAGTCCCACTGA
- the LOC113050912 gene encoding ubinuclein-2-like isoform X1: protein MAEPRKVQFVTLSALSGGPGAEGRRRRLEEDEPAEMSFDGEGRMKMTGTGVTTAGDRGALIGKQDSDELQGKTVRLNLCLSEPNEQCSAEFNYNELIQSQQAKKNPPDSKSSPDPKDPFNDSERERLEVEALAKKLESKYGNAGKKRRKDRMQDLIDIGFGYDESDPFIDNSEAYDELVPASLTTKLGGFYINTGTLQFRAASESEGEDGGKEVKPRMRDGEEPLIKRRKKKDGTSVEEKKPRKIKVAKQGVAGLSLHRPEKKKRKKLMKDSLCLAAMLRRFTREKEEMRKRDARASHPGPGLNHTPSSNNLLHNSHLQINANNNDLSLADLAADPGMMSLLSSANESELQDLMHDLDFSFLDTGPQMPPSGRENGQVGLSSSLGHKIGGGALNRAQGGLISFPPLPDGLPAPLIKRIEDLRAASRQFDQEGRKKFFTLDMNNILLDIELQVQEQPADMRSEVYSHLEAFVPCNKEALLKRLKKLSLNIQDDRLRTPLLKLKLAVCSVMPEQIARYNMDCMAKAAAKQQIEDGVKNGSEDDDEEKPGKRVVGPRKKFIWDDKLRTLLCNLVRVKLSCYELEQCSLSVEDYLKAFMENEVKPLWPKGWMQTRMLFKESRAVHGHLTGLGKKRIVPTPKAAKMTDVSWTQRPAPGLGSTSASPALPAPACRPPSSTSEPICLSDSLDEDLAANSLDSISQALALLSNAAKGLTSNNGVPATSSPSVPGSSSGVGHYSSPLSHSTLTAKIESSGISMANIGTLSTSSSLSSPLTSSPSSSMRGETFGMLKDGGPVQRPLGTPTHRAGISGMNTVQSAKPRPPPTASPLLPPQQRSFGTMGVKLVQTPPPVGQTKNCASKSTTGGSTVVSQQPRMNTHLSQINAKSPHQSPPPTTSSPSTLLSQAKTPSFPHNQSNFITPMQATLTKSSHSSSSPIIKLTPRPPAPTPPPSSSPSSSPSLIHPRPQMIPNLHQYNPKSPTFRPPFTEQGTAVGSGVKSGSGQASYSFAGGHKSSSSLSGGTNTTSTTMMATPLSVGSQGGSPSPSVVPANHNQRQRPVGGTSQSAKSSTSRASAMTLSSPPVSSHLSQVSSTSGSNLLGSVPPSLPLGFGMLGGLVPVSLPFQFPSLLNFNPPGPGVPGCSNMGASAASNSGYTLAQNLFKSLRPGSQVALPPHLQLAFSDTNQSQGGDTKRKSH from the exons ATGGCCGAACCGAGAAAAGTGCAATTTGTCACCCTGTCGGCCCTGTCCGGCGGTCCGGGCGCGGAGGGCAGGAGACGGCGGCTGGAGGAGGACGAACCCGCCGAGATGAGTTTTGACGGAGAGGGCAGGATGAAGATGACGGGGACCGGGGTGACGACAGCGGGTGACCGCGGGGCTTTGATCGGGAAACAAGACAGCGACGAGCTCCAAGGGAAGACCGTGCGCCTCAACCTGTGTCTGTCCGAGCCTAACGAGCAGTGCTCGGCCGAGTTCAACTACAACGAGCTCATCCAGTCTCAACAG GCCAAGAAGAATCCACCAGATTCAAAGTCTTCTCCGGACCCAAAAGATCCCTTTAATGATTCTGAGAGAGAGCGTCTGGAGGTTGAGGCACTGGCCAAAAAGCTTGAAAGTAAATAC GGTAACGCAGGGAAAAAGAGGCGGAAAGACCGGATGCAGGATTTGATTGACATTGGCTTCGGCTACGATGAGAGTGACCCCTTCATAGACAACTCGGAAGCT TATGATGAGCTTGTTCCAGCCTCCCTGACCACCAAGCTCGGTGGATTCTACATTAATACGGGTACTTTGCAGTTCAGAGCTGCCTCTGAATCTGAGGGAGAGGACGGAGGCAAAGAAGTCAAACCCAGG ATGAGAGATGGAGAGGAACCACTAATAAAAAGAAGGAAGAAGAAAGATGGAACCAGTGTAGAGGAGAAAAAACCCAGGAAGATCAAAGTAGCCAAACAAGG AGTGGCTGGTCTGAGCCTTCATCGTCCTGAGAAGAAGAAGCGAAAGAAACTGATGAAGGATTCGCTCTGTCTGGCTGCAATGCTCCGCCGCTTCACACGAGAGAAGGAAGAGATGAGGAAACGAGATGCCAGGGCGTCTCATCCAGGCCCTGGTCTCAACCACACTCCCAGCTCCAACAACCTACTGCACAACTCCCATCTCCAAATCAACGCCAACAACAATGACCTTTCACTAGCCGACCTGGCGGCTGACCCTGGCATGATGTCATTGCTTAGTTCGGCCAATGAAAGCGAGCTTCAGGATCTCATGCATGACCTGGACTTTAGTTTTTTAGACACAGGCCCCCAGATGCCCCCTTCAGGCAGAGAGAATGGGCAGGTTGGGTTGAGTTCATCACTGGGGCACAAGATTGGAGGAGGGGCACTTAATCGAGCGCAGGGCGGGCTCATCTCTTTTCCACCTCTCCCTGATGGTCTTCCAGCCCCTTTGATCAAGCGCATAGAAGACCTCCGAGCT GCATCGAGGCAATTTGATCAAGAAGGCAGAAAGAAATTCTTCACTCTGGATATGAATAATATCTTGCTGGA TATTGAGCTGCAGGTTCAGGAGCAGCCAGCAGACATGCGTTCAGAGGTGTACTCTCACCTCGAAGCCTTTGTGCCCTGCAACAAGGAGGCGCTACTAAAACGACTCAAGAAACTCAGCCTCAACATACAG GATGACCGGCTGCGCACACCTTTGTTAAAGCTGAAACTAGCCGTGTGCAGCGTGATGCCGGAGCAGATTGCCAGATATAACATGGATTGCATGGCAAAAGCTGCAGCTAA gcaGCAGATAGAAGATGGAGTGAAGAATGGAtcggaggatgatgatgaagagaaACCAGGAAAGAGGGTGGTGGGACCAAGGAAGAAGTTCATATGGGATGACAAACTCAG GACTCTGTTGTGTAACCTGGTGCGTGTGAAGCTGAGCTGCTATGAGCTGGAGCAGTGCTCTCTGTCTGTAGAGGACTATCTCAAAGCCTTCATGGAGAATGAAGTCAAGCCACTCTGGCCCAAAGGCTGGATGCAGACAAG gatGCTTTTTAAGGAGAGTCGGGCAGTACATGGTCACCTCACTGGCCT GGGCAAGAAAAGGATTGTTCCAACCCCAAAAGCTGCCAAAATGACG GACGTTAGCTGGACACAGAGACCCGCTCCAGGTCTTGGATCCACCTCTGCCTCACCTGCCTTACCTGCCCCAGCGTGCAGACCGCCCTCCTCCACCTCTGAACCCATCTGCCTCTCAGATTCACTTGATGAGGATCTGGCCGCTAACTCTCTGGACTCCATTTCCCAAGCTCTCGCACTCCTCAGTAATGCTGCCAAGGGTCTGACGTCGAACAATGGTGTTCCCGCCACCTCTTCTCCCAGTGTCCCCGGATCCTCTTCTGGAGTCGGCCACTATTCTTCTCCTCTGTCACATTCCACCCTTACAGCAAAAATAGAGTCTTCTGGTATCTCTATGGCAAATATAGGCACTCTTTCTACCTCTTCTTCCCTGTCCTCTCCACTCACCTCATCTCCCTCATCTTCCATGCGAGGCGAGACCTTCGGGATGCTAAAGGATGGGGGGCCTGTGCAGAGACCCTTGGGAACGCCCACTCACAGAGCTGGTATTTCAGGAATGAACACGGTGCAGTCTGCAAAACCCCGTCCGCCTCCTACCGCCTCGCCCCTCTTGCCTCCACAGCAGAGGTCATTTGGGACAATGGGAGTGAAGTTGGTCCAGACTCCGCCCCCTGTTGGACAAACAAAAAACTGTGCTAGCAAATCCACTACAGGTGGCAGTACTGTGGTTTCCCAGCAGCCTCGTATGAACACTCATCTTTCACAGATAAACGCCAAGAGTCCTCATCAGTCTCCTCCTCCAACCACTTCCTCTCCTTCCACCCTTCTTTCACAGGCTAAGACTCCCTCATTTCCACACAACCAGTCAAACTTCATCACGCCCATGCAGGCTACACTCACCAAGTCTTCCCACAGTAGCAGCTCTCCCATCATCAAACTCACACCGCGACCCCCTGCCCCTACTCCTCCTCCTTCATCCTCACCCTCATCATCTCCCTCTCTCATCCACCCCAGGCCTCAAATGATCCCCAACTTGCACCAATACAACCCCAAGAGTCCAACCTTTAGGCCGCCATTTACCGAACAAGGAACCGCAGTGGGATCCGGAGTCAAATCTGGATCAGGACAGGCAAGTTACAGTTTTGCAGGTGGACACAAATCCAGTAGTTCGCTCAGTGGTGGCACAAACACCACCAGCACCACCATGATGGCCACACCCCTGTCTGTTGGGAGCCAGGGTGGTAGCCCCTCCCCTTCAGTGGTACCAGCCAATCACAACCAGCGGCAAAGGCCAGTGGGAGGGACAAGTCAAAGTGCCAAGTCTTCAACGAGTCGGGCATCAGCCATGACCCTGTCCTCTCCTCCTGTGTCCTCTCATCTCTCACAG GTGTCTTCAACTTCAGGAAGTAATCTTTTGGGCTCAGTGCCCCCTTCCCTCCCCCTGGGTTTCGGGATGCTCGGGGGTCTAGTGCCTGTTTCTCTACCCTTCCAGTTCCCCTCGCTCCTCAACTTTAACCCTCCAGGCCCTGGAGTTCCTGGCTGCAGCAACATGGGAGCTTCAGCCGCTTCCAACTCAGGATACACCCTGGCACAGA ATCTGTTTAAGAGTCTTCGGCCAGGGTCTCAGGTCGCTCTGCCTCCCCACTTGCAGCTTGCTTTCTCAG ATACCAACCAAAGTCAGGGGGGAGACACGAAGAGGAAGTCCCACTGA